Proteins encoded in a region of the Pelmatolapia mariae isolate MD_Pm_ZW linkage group LG16_19, Pm_UMD_F_2, whole genome shotgun sequence genome:
- the gna11b gene encoding guanine nucleotide-binding protein subunit alpha-11b isoform X2 translates to MTLESMMACCLSEEAKESKRINAEIDKQLRRDKRDSRRELKLLLLGTGESGKSTFIKQMRIIHGAGYSDEDKRGFIRLVYQNIFTSMQSMIRATETLKIPYKYEDNRANAMLVKEVDIEKINSFEQPYITAIKSLWADPGIQEAYDRRREYQLSDSTKYYLSDIDRVTAEGYVPTQQDVLRVRVPTTGIIEYPFDLENVIFRMVDVGGQRSERRKWIHCFENVTSIMFLVALSEYDQVLVESDNENRMEESKALFRTIITYPWFQNSSVILFLNKKDLLEEKITYSHLVDYFPEFDGPQRDAQAAREFILKMFVDLNPDSDKIIYSHFTCATDTENIRFVFAAVKDTILQLNLKEYNLV, encoded by the exons ATGACTCTGGAGTCCATGATGGCTTGCTGCCTGAGCGAAGAGGCGAAGGAGTCGAAACGAATCAATGCAGAAATTGACAAACAACTCCGCCGAGACAAGCGAGACTCCAGGAGAGAGCTGAAATTACTGCTGCTCG GTACAGGAGAAAGTGGCAAGAGCACCTTCATCAAGCAGATGAGGATCATCCATGGAGCTGGATACTCGGATGAAGATAAAAGAGGCTTCATTCGACTTGTTTACCAAAACATCTTCACCTCCATGCAGTCCATGATCCGCGCCACTGAGACCCTCAAGATCCCCTACAAATATGAAGACAACCGG GCTAATGCTATGCTTGTGAAGGAGGTGGACATTGAGAAGATCAATAGTTTTGAGCAACCATACATTACAGCTATTAAAAGCCTGTGGGCTGACCCAGGAATCCAGGAGGCCTACGACCGTCGCAGAGAATACCAGCTCTCTGACTCCACAAAATA TTACCTTAGTGATATAGACCGTGTGACTGCGGAGGGTTATGTTCCCACCCAGCAAGATGTACTGAGGGTCCGTGTTCCCACCACGGGTATAATAGAGTACCCGTTTGACCTGGAGAACGTCATCTTCAG GATGGTAGATGTAGGGGGCCAGAGGTCAGAGAGGAGGAAGTGGATTCACTGCTTTGAGAATGTCACTTCCATTATGTTTCTTGTGGCGCTGAGTGAGTATGATCAGGTCCTGGTGGAGTCGGACAATGAG AACCGCATGGAAGAGAGTAAGGCTCTGTTCAGGACTATCATTACCTACCCCTGGTTTCAAAACTCCTCTGTCATCCTCTTCCTTAATAAGAAAGACCTGCTAGAGGAGAAGATCACCTACTCGCACTTGGTGGACTACTTTCCCGAGTTTGATG GTCCCCAGAGAGATGCACAGGCGGCGCGGGAGTTCATCCTCAAGATGTTTGTGGACTTAAACCCAGACAGCGACAAGATCATCTACTCTCACTTCACTTGTGCCACGGACACTGAGAACATCCGCTTTGTGTTTGCAGCTGTCAAAGACACCATCCTACAGCTCAATCTCAAAGAGTACAACCTGGTGTGA
- the LOC134645431 gene encoding TLE family member 5-like: MMFPQSRHSASSQSSQPLKFTTSDSCDRIKDEFQFLQAQYHSLKLECDKLASEKSEMQRHYIMYYEMSYGLNIEMHKQAEIVKRLNGICAQVLPYLSQEHQQQVMGAIERAKQVTPPEMNSIIRQQLQVQHLSQLQGLALPVAPLPLGLTPPTLPAVSSSSGLLSLSSILANYSHGQPPVAKEDKARDVAERAPRGDDGDKSD, encoded by the exons ATGATGTTTCCTCAATCGAGGCACTCG GCATCCTCTCAGTCCAGCCAACCTCTCAAGTTCACCACCTCTGATTCCTGTGACCGCATCAAGGACGAGTTCCAGTTCCTCCAAGCACAGTACCACAG tttgaagctggagtgCGATAAGCTGGCTTCTGAAAAGTCAGAGATGCAGCGTCACTATATCATG TACTATGAAATGTCCTACGGGCTGAACATTGAAATGCACAAACAG gCTGAAATAGTGAAGAGACTAAATGGGATCTGTGCTCAGGTGCTGCCTTACCTGTCACAGGAG CATCAACAACAAGTCATGGGCGCTATTGAAAGAGCCAAGCAGGTCACACCTCCTGAGATGAACTCCATCATACGT CAACAGCTTCAGGTGCAACACCTGTCCCAGCTTCAGGGCCTGGCTTTGCCAGTAGCCCCGCTTCCTCTGGGCCTCACCCCACCCACTCTGCCTGCCGTCTCCTCCAGCTCCGGCCTGCTGTCCCTCTCCTCCATCCTGGCCAACTACTCCCACGGCCAGCCCCCGGTAGCGAAGGAGGACAAGGCCAGAGATGTTGCAGAGAGAGCACCTAGAGGGGACGATGGAGACAAGTCAGACTAG
- the gna11b gene encoding guanine nucleotide-binding protein subunit alpha-11b isoform X1: MTLESMMACCLSEEAKESKRINAEIDKQLRRDKRDSRRELKLLLLGTGESGKSTFIKQMRIIHGAGYSDEDKRGFIRLVYQNIFTSMQSMIRATETLKIPYKYEDNRANAMLVKEVDIEKINSFEQPYITAIKSLWADPGIQEAYDRRREYQLSDSTKYYLSDLDRISDSNYLPTQQDVLRVRIPTTGIIEYPFDLQSIIFRMVDVGGQRSERRKWIHCFENVTSIMFLVALSEYDQVLVESDNENRMEESKALFRTIITYPWFQNSSVILFLNKKDLLEEKITYSHLVDYFPEFDGPQRDAQAAREFILKMFVDLNPDSDKIIYSHFTCATDTENIRFVFAAVKDTILQLNLKEYNLV, from the exons ATGACTCTGGAGTCCATGATGGCTTGCTGCCTGAGCGAAGAGGCGAAGGAGTCGAAACGAATCAATGCAGAAATTGACAAACAACTCCGCCGAGACAAGCGAGACTCCAGGAGAGAGCTGAAATTACTGCTGCTCG GTACAGGAGAAAGTGGCAAGAGCACCTTCATCAAGCAGATGAGGATCATCCATGGAGCTGGATACTCGGATGAAGATAAAAGAGGCTTCATTCGACTTGTTTACCAAAACATCTTCACCTCCATGCAGTCCATGATCCGCGCCACTGAGACCCTCAAGATCCCCTACAAATATGAAGACAACCGG GCTAATGCTATGCTTGTGAAGGAGGTGGACATTGAGAAGATCAATAGTTTTGAGCAACCATACATTACAGCTATTAAAAGCCTGTGGGCTGACCCAGGAATCCAGGAGGCCTACGACCGTCGCAGAGAATACCAGCTCTCTGACTCCACAAAATA TTATCTTTCGGATCTGGATCGTATTTCAGATTCCAACTATCTTCCCACACAGCAGGATGTACTCAGGGTGCGCATCCCCACTACAGGAATCATAGAGTACCCCTTCGACTTGCAAAGCATCATTTTCAG GATGGTAGATGTAGGGGGCCAGAGGTCAGAGAGGAGGAAGTGGATTCACTGCTTTGAGAATGTCACTTCCATTATGTTTCTTGTGGCGCTGAGTGAGTATGATCAGGTCCTGGTGGAGTCGGACAATGAG AACCGCATGGAAGAGAGTAAGGCTCTGTTCAGGACTATCATTACCTACCCCTGGTTTCAAAACTCCTCTGTCATCCTCTTCCTTAATAAGAAAGACCTGCTAGAGGAGAAGATCACCTACTCGCACTTGGTGGACTACTTTCCCGAGTTTGATG GTCCCCAGAGAGATGCACAGGCGGCGCGGGAGTTCATCCTCAAGATGTTTGTGGACTTAAACCCAGACAGCGACAAGATCATCTACTCTCACTTCACTTGTGCCACGGACACTGAGAACATCCGCTTTGTGTTTGCAGCTGTCAAAGACACCATCCTACAGCTCAATCTCAAAGAGTACAACCTGGTGTGA
- the plpp2a gene encoding phospholipid phosphatase 2 produces MGEHGKKLILVAVDILCVFAAALPSAILTLMFKPYQRGIYCDDQSIRYPYRRDTISHGTMAAVTITCSIVIITTGEAYLVHTNRLRSNSPFNQYLSALYKVVGTYLFGAAISQSLTDLAKFTIGRPRPNFIDVCKPVVCNGYMLEIKCNGSLRNVTESRLSFYSGHSSFGMYCMIFLSLYVQARMQGKWTRLVRPTIQFFLVSFSLYVGYTRVSDYKHHPSDVVVGLLQGALIAVLTVRYVSDFFKQRPPVSEPQTPETEQLECKPRPSDSEHRNHSYSASV; encoded by the exons CGGCTCTACCCTCAGCCATTCTCACATTGATGTTCAAGCCTTACCAGAGAGGAATCTACTGCGATGATCAGAGCATCCGTTATCCCTACAGGAGAGACACCATCTCTCATGGGACGATGGCTGCAGTCACCATCACCTGCTCCATAGTCATT ATCACAACAGGAGAGGCCTACCTGGTGCACACCAATCGTCTGCGCTCCAATTCCCCGTTCAACCAATACCTGTCAGCTCTCTACAAAGTGGTGGGCACCTACTTGTTTGGAGCCGCTATCAGCCAGTCGCTGACTGACTTGGCAAAGTTCACCATAGGCCGTCCTCGTCCAAACTTCATAGATGTGTGCAAGCCAGTGGTCTGTAATGGATACATGTTGGAGATCAAGTGCAACGGCAGCCTCCGCAATGTCACTGAATCCAG GTTATCGTTCTACTCCGGACACTCGTCCTTCGGGATGTACTGCATGATCTTCCTGTCG CTCTATGTCCAGGCCAGGATGCAGGGGAAATGGACGAGACTGGTTCGACCCACCATCCAGTTCTTCCTGGTGTCGTTCTCTCTGTATGTGGGATACACGCGCGTCTCTGACTACAAACACCACCCGAGCGACGTCGTGGTGGGACTGCTGCAGGGCGCTCTCATCGCTGTGCTCACA GTCCGATATGTGTCCGATTTCTTCAAGCAGCGCCCTCCAGTTTCTGAGCCGCAAACACCAGAGACTGAACAACTCGAATGTAAACCGAGGCCTTCAGATTCAGAACACAGAAATCACAGCTACAGCGCATCAGTATGA